In one window of Lycium ferocissimum isolate CSIRO_LF1 unplaced genomic scaffold, AGI_CSIRO_Lferr_CH_V1 ctg1182, whole genome shotgun sequence DNA:
- the LOC132041825 gene encoding uncharacterized protein LOC132041825, producing the protein MEGNACEIDHLDSDVVLPPRKRLLAGLTNQNFDVNPCTPSPPIEFDIRLNNLLKFRSDDCNRSIEEIVEASRVEALKAVELAKAARDVAEEKAEKAAKAMAAAKSAMELVAAISDEVTGRDKYSTKNKITKHVPVQMLYNKYKGTKDCRKDEDLAPTLRRSITSSPRISKNSTSDGRNHKHKRLKNASPSEKAKFQDGSTSTTKNRNYSGHGKPMNLKEKFGESLGDICNIGKKKGRMKQKKLPLSICSFRDKVNPKMDMNSKSSSLPVERSSTWKCQAFKAPTCVKQ; encoded by the exons ATGGAAGGGAATGCATGTGAAATCGATCACTTGGATTCAGATGTGGTTTTGCCTCCTCGAAAACGGCTTCTAGCAGGACTGACAAATCAGAATTTTGATGTTAATCCATGTACCCCATCCCCACCTATTGAGTTCGATATCCGTCTTAATAACTTATTGAAGTTTCGCTCGGATGATTGTAATCGTTCCATTGAGGAGATTGTCGAGGCCTCGAGAGTGGAAGCTCTAAAAGCTGTTGAGCTTGCAAAAGCTGCAAGAGATGTTGCTGAAGAGAAAGCTGAAAAAGCAGCAAAAGCCATGGCTGCTGCTAAGAGCGCTATGGAGTTGGTTGCTGCTATTTCCGATGAGGTAACTGGTAGAGACAAATACTCGACGAAGAATAAGATAACGAAGCATGTTCCTGTTCAGATGTTGTATAATAAGTATAAAGGAACCAAGGATTGTAGAAAGGATGAAGATTTAGCCCCGACATTACGTAGGTCAATAACCAGCTCTCCAAGAATTTCAAAGAACTCAACTTCTGACGGTAGAAATCACAAACATAAGAGGCTTAAAAATGCTTCTCCTTCCGAAAAGGCTAAGTTTCAGGATGGAAGTACGTCCACTACAAAGAATCGGAATTA TAGTGGTCATGGGAA ACCAATGAACTTGAAGGAGAAATTTGGAGAATCTCTGGGTGATATTTGTAACATTGGCAaaaagaaggggaggatgaagCAGAAAAAATTACCCCTCAGCATTTGCAGTTTCAGGGACAAAGTGAACCCCAAAATGGACATGAATTCCAAAAGTTCTTCGTTACCTGTTGAGAGGTCATCTACATGGAAGTGCCAAGCTTTTAAGGCACCGACTTGCGTTAAACA